The genomic DNA NNNNNNNNNNNNNNNNNNNNNNNNNNNNNNNNNNNNNNNNNNNNNNNNNNNNNNNNNNNNNNNNNNNNNNNNNNNNNNNNNNNNNNNNNNNNNNNNNNNNNNNNNNNNNNNNNNNNNNNNNNNNNNNNNNNNNNNNNNNNNNNNNNNNNNNNNNNNNNNNNNNNNNNNNNNNNNNNNNNNNNNNNNNNNNNNNNNNNNNNNNNNNNNNNNNNNNNNNNNNNNNNNNNNNNNNNNNNNNNNNNNNNNNNNNNNNNNNNNNNNNNNNNNNNNNNNNNNNNNNNNNNNNNNNNNNNNNNNNNNNNNNNNNNNNNNNNNNNNNNNNNNNNNNNNNNNNNNNNNNNNNNNNNNNNNNNNNNNNNNNNNNNNNNNNNNNNNNNNNNNNNNNNNNNNNNNNNNNNNNNNNNNNNNNNNNNNNNNNNNNNNNNNNNNNNNNNNNNNNNNNNNNNNNNNNNNNNNNNNNNNNNNNNNNNNNNNNNNNNNNNNNNNNNNNNNNNNNNNNNNNNNNNNNNNNNNNNNNNNNNNNNNNNNNNNNNNNNNNNNNNNNNNNNNNNNNNNNNNNNNNNNNNNNNNNNNNNNNNNNNNNNNNNNNNNNNNNNNNNNNNNNNNNNNNNNNNNNNNNNNNNNNNNNNNNNNNNNNNNNNNNNNNNNNNNNNNNNNNNNNNNNNNNNNNNNNNNNNNNNNNNNNNNNNNNNNNNNNNNNNNNNNNNNNNNNNNNNNNNNNNNNNNNNNNNNNNNNNNNNNNNNNNNNNNNNNNNNNNNNNNNNNNNNNNNNNNNNNNNNNNNNNNNNNNNNNNNNNNNNNNNNNNNNNNNNNNNNNNNNNNNNNNNNNNNNNNNNNNNNNNNNNNNNNNNNNNNNNNNNNNNNNNNNNNNNNNNNNNNNNNNNNNNNNNNNNNNNNNNNNNNNNNNNNNNNNNNNNNNNNNNNNNNNNNNNNNNNNNNNNNNNNNNNNNNNNNNNNNNNNNNNNNNNNNNNNNNNNNNNNNNNNNNNNNNNNNNNNNNNNNNNNNNNNNNNNNNNNNNNNNNNNNNNNNNNNNNNNNNNNNNNNNNNNNNNNNNNNNNNNNNNNNNNNNNNNNNNNNNNNNNNNNNNNNNNNNNNNNNNNNNNNNNNNNNNNNNNNNNNNNNNNNNNNNNNNNNNNNNNNNNNNNNNNNNNNNNNNNNNNNNNNNNNNNNNNNNNNNNNNNNNNNNNNNNNNNNNNNNNNNNNNNNNNNNNNNNNNNNNNNNNNNNNNNNNNNNNNNNNNNNNNNNNNNNNNNNNNNNNNNNNNNNNNNNNNNNNNNNNNNNNNNNNNNNNNNNNNNNNNNNNNNNNNNNNNNNNNNNNNNNNNNNNNNNNNNNNNNNNNNNNNNNNNNNNNNNNNNNNNNNNNNNNNNNNNNNNNNNNNNNNNAGATTTCCTAAACctgtcccaaacccgacccattgttATCCCTAACGCCCAGTCTAGCCCTATATGTGgcatatatttttagtttttttggttctgtttttaatattcataacactaatattaattagaAAAACTtatattaatatcaataacactaatattaattataaaaaaactcatattaattataataactctaacattaattataaaaactcatattaattataataactctaatattaattataaaaattcatattaattataataactctaatattaattataaaaaacccatattaattataataactcgTATAGGCTTATAGGTCTTGCATAAGACTATAGGTGTGATttaggtctcgtataggcctatacaagtGTTGTATCATATCATGtacttgttatttttatttatttaaaatagaaaacttatttttgtttaaaattttgctaaaacgattaatattgtataaaatgtatgTTAAAAAAAACCCTTATATACGCCTATACGTGGCATATATGGGGCATGAATCATACATGAGACCTATACGAGGGGTCATATAcgccccgtataggcctatacgaggcatatagGACAGTGCCGTCTCTGAAAATGTTAAAAGAAATTTGGGCCCTGTGCGAGATTAAAAAAAAGGGCCGTACACGCCCTGGTAAAACAAAAATTCTGTGCCGTTGTTGCGTTGTTGTTGCGTCACTCAGCAATTCGATCAAACCCTATTACGGGTAGTATAACAAACTGAACAGATTCAGGTCAGTTCGAACAGTTTGTAAAAAAGTATTTTAGaagttaagaaaaaaaaatattttataattaataataatattaaacaataaAAGAATTGGGTTGTTTGAAAAAACGAAAAAGAAAATTTAAGTGAAGAAAGAGAAAACTTGAgtgaaagaagaaaaagaaaatttaagtgaaaagaaaaagaaaagttgatTGAAAGATAAAAAGATAATAGGAGAAAAAAAGGAAATATTGATATAACTGAATACAATTGAGTGAAGGATAAAAAGAGGAAAAAAGGAAATAAAATGGGTGAGACCAAGGTTCGACCTAGCGACCAATGACTTAAAAACCATCCTTTTTACCACTCTACTGCAGTTGATACTTTATTATAAACATATggttataattatatatatatatatataatattacgtgtataaataatatataaaaaaactacgGGCCCTTTTATGTTTTTGGCCCTGAGCTGGCGTACACCCCGCACAtgctcagggccggccctgataTAGGAGCAGCCAAACCAGAACTACCATGAATGAGACACTGAATTTGATGAAACCCTATACGCCCCGTATAAGCCTATACGAGGCAAAGGGTGTCTAAATAGGCAGATGGGGGTATAATAAGTAAAAATAGGGGTGCATTTAGCCCACCTCTAAATTTAAACATGTTATGTTATTTCGATAAAAAATGGAAACATGACTATCACTCTAGCGAATAAGAAGTTAAGGGGTGaaggtggtcactagtgatagaattctatcactcacaagcaccaatcaaattccgccatgtcatcaaccatttttccatcactcacaaccttttttgaTGGCAATGGGCATCgatcaccaccacacccaacaatttcccccaaccaacaattaccctCACAAAAAAACCATCACGGGCCGTGAAGAAAATAACGAAATCGGCCCACGTTAAACTATCACGCGTGAAATTGAGAGGTGGCAGTAGGAATTTTTGTTTTCCACGCGTTGATTTTATGCTATCACGTAAACATAACGATGACCCCAACATAACGATGACCCCGCCTCCCCTAATGCGGCAAGACAATTTACAAAGATTAAAGTAACGTTTTGTTCGGTTTCTACGTCAAAAGAAATTCGTCAAACTATCCTTTTAAACCCACGATATTATCCTTTTAAGCCCTCAACAAAGTTTTGTTATCAGTGAATGTATCACCTTCAATTTATTTCAAGAAACTAAATCATATTAATATTTTGATTTGTTTTGATTAAGTAGGGTTTTCTTGAGTAGAggttgaatatatatatatacaccctGCATATTTTTCTTCTTATTCCTTGTTTACGTACTCAGAGAAGTCCAACAATGGCTCCTTTTTTCCGCCATCCCATCTTCAACAAGCCTCGTCTCAAACAGCGTTACCCAAAGCCTGCTTTTAAACCCTCTCGGCCACAACCTCGGCGTCTCGACCAGTCGATGATGATCAGCAACCAAACCCATGTCTCAACTGCACTCGCAACACACCTTCTGTCCGACAAACACGACTTCAACGTTGTTTTCTCACCCCTCTCGATCCAGGTCGCCCTGAGCGTACTATCTGCCGGTTGCAAAGGTGAAACACTTGACCAACTCCTGGCTTTCCTTAAAGCGGATACTATGGATGACCTCAACTCTCTCTATTCGGAGCTTGTGTCCTCGATATTAGCCGACGGTAGCCCTGGTGGCGGACCTATATTGTCTTCTGTAAACGCAGTTTGGGTTGGTGAAAACTTTTCTCTCAAACCATGTTTCAAACAGGTTGTGGACACCGTTTATAGAGCCGCTTGCAAACAAGTCGATTTCCACAAGGTTAGTTTCTAATGTTTTTCAAGCGGCCCTACCTCTTTTTCAACTCTTTCTTAACTCAATATATTACTAGAGTTTCTTTTACGTATTATATTGCTCATTAAGTCTTCTTGTGAGGATGATTCTGCAACTACTTTGATATCAATCTTGGTTATTTTGTTCACAAACGAGGCTTAGATCGTTATTAAAGTTATAAAACTTTGTTTTTTTATACTATTATGCTAATATATTATTGAGTGGTACTctattatttttttgtttagtgATATTATTTACTCtatactctttttttttttttttgtttaatgaagGCAGAAGAGGTAGCCGATGAAGTGAATTCATGGGCCAAAGAGCAAACACATGACCTTATCAAGGAAGTCATTACTGATAAACAAGTTACTGATGACACAATGCTCATCCTTACAAATGCTATCTACTTCAAGGGAACATGGCGTCAGCAGTTTGAAACCTCATTGACTGAAGAAGGTGACTTTCACCTCCTCAATGGCAATAAAGTTAAAGTTCCCTTTATGACCAACTACGAAAATCAATTCGTACATGAATATGATGATTTCAAAGTATTGGGTCTTCCTTATTCGCAAGGTCCAGATAAGCGTAAGTTCACAATGTACTTTTACCTCAGTGATGCGAAAGATGGGCTTCCGTCTTTAATAAAGAAGATCGGTTCCATACCCAATTTTTTTGACCATCACATTCCACGAGAAAAGGTAAGAGTCGGGGAGTTTTTTATACCAAAATTTAAGATAGAATTCGGGTTTGAAGCTTCTGATATGTTGAAGAAATTAGGCCTTAAACTCCCTTTCGAGTTTGGATCTCGAATCACCGAAATAGTGGACTCACCAAACCTTTATGTTTCGAGCGTCATCCATAAATCTGTTGTGGAGGTGAATGAAGAAGGTACAGAAGCTGCAGCAGTCACTGTAGTTACATTAGGTACTGGATGTCCACGCAGGAAAATTATGATTAAAGATTGGGTTGATTTTGTGGCAGATCACCCGTTCTTGTTTGTGATTAGAGAAGATGTGACCGGAGTCGTGTTGTTTATGGGACAGGTGATTCACCCTAGTTAGAAGTATCTGAGTGTCCTTGTCTTTTGTTTATGGACGGTTACATTACTTTTTGTGTTTGCGAATTAACAACTTGATATTGGGGTTTTATATATCTACTGGACTTTGGACTAATACTTTACATCTTGGTTTATATAGTGCTATACAAGATCTTGATTTGTCAAGTTCACGACGCTCTTATATCCTAATTCATTCAAGATCTTGATTTGTTATGTTTTTGTCAAGTTCATTGCGCTCTTATATCCTAAATCTATTTGCTACAAATAAATTAGTTCTACtaaagctttttttttttaaattacgtttaaccgcgttgcggcgaatttcttttgttatttagtctgtttTTACATGTGTtaatcactacgagcgtgttgcgaacggaactgctgacaaaagtaaaataaaatgtagaaaaaaacactaaaagataaccaaaagaaaatcaacaaaaaacgttgtatggtaacgatgttgttcgtatgaaactcgtggtcagagatgagcaaattgttctgggtaccggtaccaaatttgcggaaccgaaagatcttaagtaccaattcggtgccgacttttggcgttcctggtaccggttcactaccgttttttatcttcatataccggtaccgtaaccggtattttctgTATCAGTACCGATtttgtatcggttggcaccgagctcattcCGACCCTTGAAActaaaaagagaaaaaaataaagttgaagaaaatcaacaaaaaaaagttgtacaaTACCGTTGTTCTTACGGTAACAGTGATcaaggatgagcaaatggtaccgggtagtaGCACTGAATTTctcgaaccaaaagatttccaatatcaattca from Helianthus annuus cultivar XRQ/B chromosome 7, HanXRQr2.0-SUNRISE, whole genome shotgun sequence includes the following:
- the LOC110943415 gene encoding serpin-ZX, which translates into the protein MAPFFRHPIFNKPRLKQRYPKPAFKPSRPQPRRLDQSMMISNQTHVSTALATHLLSDKHDFNVVFSPLSIQVALSVLSAGCKGETLDQLLAFLKADTMDDLNSLYSELVSSILADGSPGGGPILSSVNAVWVGENFSLKPCFKQVVDTVYRAACKQVDFHKAEEVADEVNSWAKEQTHDLIKEVITDKQVTDDTMLILTNAIYFKGTWRQQFETSLTEEGDFHLLNGNKVKVPFMTNYENQFVHEYDDFKVLGLPYSQGPDKRKFTMYFYLSDAKDGLPSLIKKIGSIPNFFDHHIPREKVRVGEFFIPKFKIEFGFEASDMLKKLGLKLPFEFGSRITEIVDSPNLYVSSVIHKSVVEVNEEGTEAAAVTVVTLGTGCPRRKIMIKDWVDFVADHPFLFVIREDVTGVVLFMGQVIHPS